The Geothrix oryzae DNA window CTGAACGCCCAGGGTCTGGCCCTGGAGGATGTCCGGGTCGCCGTGGCCGCCGCCAACCTCAACCGGCCGAAGGGCGATCTGACCAACGACCGCACCGCTTGGTCCATCGCCACGACGGACCAGCTCATGACCGCCGAGGACTACCAGCCCCTCATCATCCGCTACCGGAACGGCAGCGCCGTCCGCCTGTCCGATGTGGCCCAGGTCACCGATTCGGTCGAGAATGTGCGGAACCGGGGGCTGTCCAACGGCGTCCCCGCCATCATCGTCCCCATCTTCCGGCAGCCCGACGCCAACATCATCGAGACCGTCGACCGGGTGCGGGCCGTCCTGCCGCAGCTGCAGGCCTCCCTTCCGCCCGCCATGGAGCTGAAGGTCCTCATCGATGCCACCCGCACCATCCGCGCCTCGGTGAAGGATGTGCAGCTGGCCATGTCCATCTCCATCGCCCTGGTGATCCTCGTCGTCTTCGTGTTCCTCCGGAGCGTCCGGTCCACCCTCATTCCCAGCGTCGCGGTGCCCATCTCGCTCATCGGCACCTTCGGCGCCATGTACATGCTGGGCTACACCATCGACAACCTCTCCCTCATGGCGCTCACCGTCGCCACGGGCTTCGTGGTGGACGACGCCATCGTGGTGGTGGAGAACATCACGCGGCACCTGGAGAACGGCATGCAGCCCATGGAGGCGGCCCTCCACGGCGCGAAGGAGATCGGCTTCACGGTGGTCTCCATCAGCATCTCGCTCATCGCGGTCTTCATTCCCATCCTGATGATGGGGGGCATCGTCGGACGGCTCTTCCGCGAATTCGCCGTCACGCTGTCCGTGGCCATCGTCGTGTCCATGGTGGTCTCCCTGACTACCACGCCGATGATGTGTTCGCGCCTCCTCCGGCCCCACAGCGAGGAGCGCCACGGGCGGGTCTTCCAGGCCACTGAGCGCGTCTTCCAGTGGATCATGCGCCACTACGAATCGTCCCTCGGCTGGGTGCTGAGGCACCAGCGCTTCACCCTGGCAGTGGCCCTGGGGACCATGCTCGCCACGGTCGGACTCTACATCGCCATCCCCAAGGGCTTCTTCCCTCAGCAGGACACGGGCCGCATCAACGGCTCCCTCCAGGCCGCCCAGGACATCTCCTTCGCCGGCATGGAGAAGCTGATGACCGAGTATGTGGCCATCGTGCAGGCGGACCCGGCCATCGAGAATGTCACCGCCTTCATCGGCGGGGGCAACACGGGCCGCATGTTCGCCTCGCTGAGGCCCACCGAGCAGCGCAAGGAGACCGCAGACCAGGTCATCGCCCGCCTGCGGGGCAAGACCTCCCACCTCCCCGGCGGCACGCTGTTCATGCAACCCGTCCAGGATCTCCGCATCGGCGGGCGGCCCTCCAGCTCCCAGTACCAGTACACCCTCCAGGGCGACGATGCCCGGGAGCTGTTCGAGTGGGCGCCGAAGGTGCTCCAGAAGCTCCGTTCCGTGCCCCAGCTGGCCGATGTGAATTCCGACCTGCAGAACAAGGGGCTGGAAGCCTCCCTGGTCATCGACCGCGCCACCGCCTCGCGCCTGGGCATCACGCCCCAGGCCATCGACAGCACCCTCTACGATGCCTTCGGGCAGCGCTTCGTCTCCACCATCTACACCGCCCTGAACCAGTACCATGTGGTCATGGAGGTGGACACGCCCTTCATGCAGACGCCCGACGGCCTGCGCCACACCTATGTCCGCTCCACCACCGGCAACCTGGTGCCCCTCAGCGCCTTCACCACCCTGGAGCGGCGGAACACCGCGCTCTCCGTGAACCACCAGGGCCAGCTGCCCTCGGTGACGCTGTCCTTCAACCTGCCGGTGGGCGTGGCCCTGGGCGACGCGGTCGCCGCCATCGACAAGGCCGAGCAGGAGATCCACCTGCCCGGCACCCTGCGGGGGAGCTTCATGGGCACGGCCCAGGCCTTCCGGGCCTCGCTGTCGAACCAGCCCCTCCTGGTGGTGGCGGCCCTCCTGGTGGTCTACATCGTGCTGGGCATGCTCTATGAAAGCCTCATCCACCCCCTGACCATCCTGTCCACCCTGCCCTCCGCGGGCGTGGGCGCCCTCCTGGCCCTGCTGGCCTTCCGCACCGAGCTGAGTGTCATCGCCTTCATCGGCATCATCCTCCTCATCGGGATCGTGAAGAAGAACGCCATCCTCATGATCGACTTCGCCATCGAAGTCGAGCGCCGGGAGGGCGTCACGCCCGAGGCCGCCATCTTCCAGGCCTGCCTGCTGCGCTTCCGGCCCATCACCATGACCACCATGGCGGCCCTGCTCGGGGGCTTGCCCCTGGCCATCGGCATGGGCACCGGCTCCGAGCTGCGCCGCCCGCTGGGCATCGCCATCGTGGGCGGCCTGCTCTTCAGCCAGATCCTGACCCTCTACACCACGCCCGTGATCTACCTCTACATGGACCGGGCCCGGCTGCGATGGGCCCGGCTCCGGCGCCGGCGCCCGGACCCTCTCGCGACCGCTGTGCCGCGGGTCTAGACGATCGCCGCGGGAACCCCCTGCCCTATGGCATCGAGCGACGGGTCCATCGAGACGCCCCGGCCCGGCCCCGGGAAGGCCCGGACCTGGATGAAGGCGGCCCTCGTCATGCCCGCCGCTTGAGCCTGGGCCCTCCGGGTGCGATCCTGTAAGGCTATGAAACTCGATCGGCTCGGCGACTTCCAACGCACCCACCGCAACGGCGACCTGCGCCTCGACCACGCGGGCCAGACTGTGCGCCTGCTCGGCTGGTGCCGCCGGGTCCGCAACCTGGGCTCGCTGGTGTTCCTCGACCTCCGCGACCGCTGGGGCTTGGTGCAGCTGGTGGCCAACGAG harbors:
- a CDS encoding multidrug efflux RND transporter permease subunit, whose translation is MSISTPFIRRPVATTLLTVALALLGAIAYQFLPVSPLPQVEFPTIQVQAGLPGASPETMASSVATPLERQFGRIAGITEMTSSSSLGSTNITLQFDLSRNIDAAGRDVQAAINAARGDLPSNLPNNPSYRKVNPADSPILMLALTSNLIPRERMYDVASSVLQQKLSQIQGVGQVFVWGGALPAVRVDVNPALLNAQGLALEDVRVAVAAANLNRPKGDLTNDRTAWSIATTDQLMTAEDYQPLIIRYRNGSAVRLSDVAQVTDSVENVRNRGLSNGVPAIIVPIFRQPDANIIETVDRVRAVLPQLQASLPPAMELKVLIDATRTIRASVKDVQLAMSISIALVILVVFVFLRSVRSTLIPSVAVPISLIGTFGAMYMLGYTIDNLSLMALTVATGFVVDDAIVVVENITRHLENGMQPMEAALHGAKEIGFTVVSISISLIAVFIPILMMGGIVGRLFREFAVTLSVAIVVSMVVSLTTTPMMCSRLLRPHSEERHGRVFQATERVFQWIMRHYESSLGWVLRHQRFTLAVALGTMLATVGLYIAIPKGFFPQQDTGRINGSLQAAQDISFAGMEKLMTEYVAIVQADPAIENVTAFIGGGNTGRMFASLRPTEQRKETADQVIARLRGKTSHLPGGTLFMQPVQDLRIGGRPSSSQYQYTLQGDDARELFEWAPKVLQKLRSVPQLADVNSDLQNKGLEASLVIDRATASRLGITPQAIDSTLYDAFGQRFVSTIYTALNQYHVVMEVDTPFMQTPDGLRHTYVRSTTGNLVPLSAFTTLERRNTALSVNHQGQLPSVTLSFNLPVGVALGDAVAAIDKAEQEIHLPGTLRGSFMGTAQAFRASLSNQPLLVVAALLVVYIVLGMLYESLIHPLTILSTLPSAGVGALLALLAFRTELSVIAFIGIILLIGIVKKNAILMIDFAIEVERREGVTPEAAIFQACLLRFRPITMTTMAALLGGLPLAIGMGTGSELRRPLGIAIVGGLLFSQILTLYTTPVIYLYMDRARLRWARLRRRRPDPLATAVPRV